A window from Megalobrama amblycephala isolate DHTTF-2021 unplaced genomic scaffold, ASM1881202v1 scaffold433, whole genome shotgun sequence encodes these proteins:
- the LOC125261565 gene encoding golgin subfamily A member 6-like protein 22: ELMKKHEEEKESMKMMILDELNREREELMKKHEKEDLQSKHEEEENKMKILMKKHKEEKERMKMMMMEKLNREREELMKKHEEEKERMKMMMEEKLNREREELMKKHEEEKESMKMMMEEKLNREREELMKKHEEELNREREELMKKHEEEKESMKMMMEEKLNREREELMKKHEEELMKKHEKERMKMMMEKLNREREEMRERKKHEKEKERMKMMMEKLNREREELMKKHEKE, encoded by the exons gaactgatgaagaaacatgaagaagagaaagagagtatGAAGATGATGATATTGGATGAACTGAACAGAGAACgagaagaactgatgaagaaacatg agaaagaagatCTTCAATCCAAacatgaagaagaagaaaacaagaTGAAGATCCTGATGAAGAAACacaaagaagagaaagagagaatgaagatgatgatgatggagaaactgaacagagaaagagaagaactgatgaagaaacatgaagaagagaaagagagaatgaagatgatgatggaggagaaactgaacagagaaagagaagaactgatgaagaaacatgaagaagagaaagagagtatgaagatgatgatggaggagaaactgaacagagaaagagaagaactgatgaagaaacatgaagaagag ctgaacagagaaagagaagaactgatgaagaaacatgaagaagagaaagagagtatgaagatgatgatggaggagaaactgaacagagaaagagaagaactgatgaagaaacatgaagaagag ctgatgaagaaacatgaaaaagagagaatgaagatgatgatggagaaactgaacagagaaagagaagaaatg agagaaaga aagaaacatgaaaaagagaaagagagaatgaagatgatgatggagaaactgaacagagaaagagaagaactgatgaagaaacatgaaaaagag
- the LOC125261563 gene encoding GTPase IMAP family member 4-like, whose amino-acid sequence MQDDLRIVLLGQTRAGKRAAGNTILGRDTFTAETSHESVTKESQRESSEINGRHVTVIDTSGLFDTELSNEEIQREIRHCISMILPGPHVFIIVFNLGQRFTKHEETSVKIIQDTLGEKSLMYTMVLFTRGDDLKNKTIEQCLGKPGSPLMKLIETCRNRFHVFNNNQTEDRTQVSDLLEKIDNMVEENGGSFYSCKMFREMERERQEQQMKILMDKVREREELMKKLEEEKERMKMMMEEERQNQDKERKRREEELKREIKEQENHQREIRDE is encoded by the exons ATGCAGG atgATCTGAGGATTGTGTTGCTGGGACAAACTAGAGCTGGGAAAAGAGCAGCTGGAAACACAATCTTAGGAAGAGACACGTTTACAGCAGAAACATCTCATGAGTCAGTAACTAAAGAGAGTCAGAGAGAATCATCTGAAATCAACGGCCGACACGTTACTGTGATCGACACTTCAGGACTGTTTGATACTGAACTGAGTAATGAGGAGATCCAGAGAGAAATCAGACACTGCATCTCCATGATCCTGCCTGGACCACATGTGTTCATCATTGTGTTCAATTTAGGACAACGATTCactaaacatgaggaaacatcAGTGAAGATCATTCAAGACACATTGGGAGAAAAATCTTTAATGTACACCATGGTGCTCTTTACCAGAGGAGATGATCTGAAGAACAAAACTATTGAACAGTGTTTGGGAAAACCTGGATCTCCTTTAATGAAGCTGATTGAAACATGTagaaacagattccatgtgTTCAATAATAATCAGACTGAAGACCGAACACAGGTGTCTGATCTACTGGAGAAGATAGACAACATGGTGGAAGAAAACGGAGGGAGTTTCTACTCATGTAAGATGttcagagagatggagagagaaagacaagAACAACAGATGAAGATCCTGATGGACAAagtcagagaaagagaagaactgatgaagaaactggaagaagagaaagagagaatgaagatgatgatggaggAAGAAAGACAGAATCAagacaaagagagaaagagaagagaagaagaacTGAAAAGAGAAATAAAAGAACAAGAGAATCATCAGAGAGAGATACGAGATGAA
- the LOC125261564 gene encoding vicilin-like seed storage protein At2g18540 yields the protein MKKHEEEKERMKMMMEYERQNQDKERKRREEEFREREGLINKLEEKKQRMKMMMEEERQNQNERKRREEEFREREELINKLEEVKERMKTMMDDERQNQDKERMRREEEFRGRGEQINKLEEKKQRMKTMMEEERKNHEKERKRREEELKREIREQEKHQREIRDEMRRERETFKHEIEEMRQEKENVMKEKEKLQIKYDTEIDRLMNRIGNERKKREEEFNEREERYKTLMKEKEDLQSKHEEEENNIKILMEKLKREREELMKKHEEE from the coding sequence ATGAAGAAACacgaagaagagaaagagagaatgaagatgatgatggaaTATGAACGACAGAATCAagacaaagagagaaagagaagagaagaagaattcagagaaagagaaggaCTGATCAACAAACtagaagaaaagaaacagagaatgaagatgatgatggaggAAGAACGACAGAATCAAAACGAGAGAAAGCGGAGAGAAGAAGAATttagagaaagagaagaactgaTCAACAAACTAGAAGAAGTGAAAGAGAGAATGAAGACGATGATGGATGATGAACGACAGAATCAAGACAAAGAGAGAATGAGGAGAGAAGAAGAATTTAGAGGAAGAGGAGAACAGATCAACAAACtagaagaaaagaaacagagaaTGAAGACGATGATGGAGGAAGAACGAAAGAAtcatgagaaagagagaaagagaagagaagaagaacTGAAAAGAGAAATAAGAGAACAAGAGAAACATCAGAGAGAGATACGagacgagatgagacgagaACGAGAGACATTCAAACATGAAATAGAGGAAATGAGACAAGAAAAAGAGAATGtgatgaaagaaaaagaaaaacttcaGATCAAATACGACACAGAAATAGACAGACTGATGAACAGAATAGGGAATGAGAGGAAGAAAAGAGAAGAGGAATTTAATGAGAGAGAAGAACGATACAAAACACTaatgaaagagaaagaagatCTTCAATCCAAacatgaagaagaagaaaacaatataaagatcctgatggagaaactgaaaagagaaagagaagaactgatgaagaagcatgaagaagag